One Dictyoglomus turgidum DSM 6724 DNA window includes the following coding sequences:
- a CDS encoding ROK family transcriptional regulator, which produces MKPVNIKSMRMTNVSLVLDTIRRMGPISRYDISKITKLSPSAVSSIVENLINVGIVKETPAKVTKVGRRPIELTLNETGYYPIGIEIEKDKITGILMALSGKILKSKVINLNTTDVNEVLGSVVNVYRSLIEDVNKEEIIGVGVAVPGTINRKEGVCIFSPNLGWRNINIKEYLGQYIKDYPLFIEHIIKAVTYGEMWYGAGIGKDNIICVRVGSGVSAGFVLDGKLYRGPNDRAGEFGHTVIERNGKKCKCGSYGCLETYVSTQVLYEKVFEGIQKNAYTKVNIENKTKDEILDEIIEAGKSGDRFILNIFEEMGTYLGIGIANLINLFNPEIIIIAGGLSKAGELLLEPVRRIVNLHAFPPIPEIMVTKLGALTGPIGAASEVIEETLLKKIFEKTEE; this is translated from the coding sequence TTGAAGCCGGTAAATATTAAAAGTATGAGAATGACAAATGTTTCTCTTGTTTTGGATACTATAAGGAGAATGGGACCTATCTCCCGTTATGATATTTCTAAGATTACAAAATTAAGTCCTTCAGCTGTTTCTAGTATTGTGGAAAATTTAATAAATGTGGGCATAGTTAAAGAGACCCCTGCTAAAGTCACTAAGGTAGGAAGAAGACCTATAGAACTTACTTTAAATGAAACAGGATATTACCCTATAGGTATAGAGATTGAAAAAGACAAAATAACAGGAATACTTATGGCTCTTTCTGGGAAGATTTTAAAAAGCAAGGTAATAAATTTAAATACTACTGATGTAAACGAGGTCCTGGGTAGTGTGGTGAATGTTTATAGATCTCTTATAGAAGATGTGAATAAAGAGGAGATAATTGGAGTAGGGGTTGCAGTTCCAGGAACCATAAATAGAAAAGAAGGGGTATGTATTTTTTCTCCAAATCTTGGTTGGAGAAATATAAACATAAAAGAGTATTTAGGACAATATATTAAAGATTATCCCCTTTTTATTGAGCATATAATAAAGGCAGTTACCTATGGAGAGATGTGGTATGGAGCAGGGATTGGAAAGGATAATATCATATGTGTAAGGGTTGGAAGTGGCGTGAGTGCGGGTTTTGTACTTGATGGAAAGTTGTACAGAGGTCCTAATGATAGAGCTGGAGAGTTTGGACACACAGTAATAGAAAGAAATGGCAAAAAATGTAAATGTGGTAGTTATGGATGTTTGGAAACTTATGTCTCTACCCAAGTTCTATATGAAAAGGTTTTTGAAGGTATACAAAAAAATGCGTATACCAAGGTAAATATTGAAAATAAAACAAAAGATGAAATATTAGATGAGATAATAGAGGCAGGAAAAAGTGGGGATAGATTTATTTTAAATATTTTTGAGGAGATGGGAACCTATTTGGGGATTGGCATAGCTAATCTTATAAATCTTTTTAATCCAGAAATAATCATAATTGCAGGGGGATTGTCTAAGGCGGGAGAACTCCTTTTAGAACCTGTAAGAAGGATTGTTAATCTTCATGCTTTTCCACCTATACCTGAGATCATGGTTACTAAACTTGGAGCATTGACAGGTCCCATAGGGG
- a CDS encoding VIT1/CCC1 transporter family protein: MDKKLIMILEKMQKNEITEYFVYKKLSEWERDERNKKIFLEIAEDELKHFNQLKDYTKKDLKPDKIKIFLTLFLTKILGFTFTTKLMERGEDRAIEGYSDLLSSLPNINKIIEEEKTHEQKLLEILDEERLHYVGSIVLGLSDALVELTGTLAGLTFAFQNNKLISLSGLVTGISAALSMAGSEYLSTKAESSERNPLKAAIITGITYIITVIILIFPYLLTPNYALSLVLALVSSILLVLIFNYYISVAKDLDFKKRFVEMSIIIFSVSFISFAIGLIIKRVLGINLD; encoded by the coding sequence ATGGACAAGAAATTAATTATGATTCTTGAAAAAATGCAAAAAAACGAGATCACTGAATACTTTGTATACAAAAAGCTCTCTGAGTGGGAAAGAGACGAGAGGAATAAGAAAATCTTTTTAGAAATTGCTGAGGATGAATTAAAGCATTTCAATCAACTTAAAGATTATACCAAGAAAGATTTAAAACCAGATAAAATAAAGATTTTCCTTACTTTATTCCTTACCAAAATATTGGGATTCACTTTCACTACAAAACTTATGGAAAGGGGAGAAGATAGAGCTATAGAAGGTTACAGCGATCTTCTATCTTCTCTCCCCAATATAAACAAAATCATAGAAGAAGAAAAAACTCATGAGCAAAAACTATTAGAAATCCTCGACGAAGAGAGATTACATTATGTGGGATCTATAGTCTTAGGTCTTTCTGATGCATTGGTAGAATTGACTGGAACTTTGGCAGGCTTAACTTTTGCCTTTCAAAACAATAAACTTATATCTCTTTCAGGACTTGTTACCGGAATTTCAGCGGCTCTTTCCATGGCTGGATCAGAGTATTTATCTACTAAAGCTGAAAGTTCTGAGAGAAACCCTCTAAAAGCAGCTATTATTACAGGCATAACCTATATCATAACAGTAATAATATTGATTTTTCCTTACTTACTCACACCTAACTATGCCTTGTCTCTTGTATTGGCTTTAGTTTCTTCCATACTATTAGTGTTGATTTTTAATTACTATATTTCAGTGGCAAAAGACTTAGATTTTAAGAAAAGATTTGTCGAAATGTCCATCATAATATTCTCAGTATCCTTTATAAGTTTTGCTATTGGATTAATCATCAAAAGAGTTCTTGGGATAAATTTAGATTAA
- the nuoF gene encoding NADH-quinone oxidoreductase subunit NuoF, which translates to MSIARSHVLISIDANTLLAGAKEVEEALIRELKQRGLDKEIAVIETGPLGIIGKGVVMVVYPEGIYYGNVKLEDVPELVEEHFIKGRPLKRLMIEGVSMPTLVTKEEIGLTRRQVRIVLRNSGVINPESIEEYIANGGFEGLSKALSEMTPEDVIKEIKESGLRGRGGAGFPAGLKWEFTYKIPSDEKYVVCNADEGEPGTFKDRLILEGDPFRIVEAMTIAGYAVGAKKGYIYIRGEYKLSIERMQKAINTAREYGLLGENILGTNFSFDIEVRKGAGAYICGEETALIESLEGKRGIPRIKPPYPVSQGLRNKPTVVNNVETLANVPDIIRNGAKWFRQFGTEKCPGTKVYTILGDVVNAGLIEVEMGTPLRDIIFQYGGGIKNGGKFKCALVGGAAGAFLGEEMLDVKMDFENLKEYKAVLGSGAILVMSDGACIVDMLKSILRFFKHESCGRCTPCRVGTKRLVEIIERFASLEGTEEDLDEMVNISLVMKDTSFCPLGQSVYLPVSSAVKYFREEFVSHFKDKYCVSGRCKPRLSLVGEA; encoded by the coding sequence ATGAGTATAGCGAGAAGCCATGTGCTTATATCTATAGACGCTAATACTCTCCTTGCGGGAGCAAAAGAGGTGGAAGAAGCGTTAATAAGAGAACTTAAGCAAAGGGGATTAGATAAAGAGATAGCAGTTATTGAAACAGGACCCTTGGGAATTATTGGTAAAGGTGTGGTTATGGTGGTTTATCCTGAGGGAATTTATTATGGAAATGTAAAATTAGAAGATGTACCAGAGCTCGTAGAAGAGCATTTTATTAAAGGAAGGCCCTTAAAGAGACTTATGATTGAAGGAGTGTCTATGCCAACTTTAGTAACCAAAGAAGAGATTGGGCTCACACGAAGGCAAGTAAGAATAGTATTGAGGAATAGTGGAGTTATAAATCCTGAGAGTATTGAAGAGTATATTGCAAATGGTGGATTTGAAGGACTTTCAAAGGCTCTTTCAGAGATGACCCCTGAAGATGTTATAAAAGAGATAAAAGAATCAGGACTTAGAGGTAGAGGTGGGGCAGGGTTTCCTGCAGGGCTAAAGTGGGAGTTTACTTATAAAATACCATCTGACGAAAAATATGTTGTATGTAATGCTGATGAGGGTGAGCCTGGAACTTTTAAGGATAGATTGATTCTTGAAGGTGATCCTTTTAGAATCGTGGAGGCGATGACCATAGCAGGTTATGCTGTGGGAGCTAAAAAGGGTTATATCTATATAAGGGGGGAGTATAAGCTTTCCATTGAGAGAATGCAAAAAGCCATAAATACAGCAAGAGAATATGGACTCTTAGGAGAGAACATATTGGGCACTAATTTTTCCTTTGATATAGAGGTAAGAAAAGGAGCAGGCGCTTATATTTGTGGAGAAGAGACAGCTTTAATTGAGTCCTTAGAAGGCAAAAGGGGCATTCCTCGCATAAAACCTCCTTATCCCGTATCTCAAGGCTTGAGAAATAAGCCTACGGTAGTTAATAATGTGGAAACTTTGGCAAATGTGCCTGATATTATAAGGAATGGGGCTAAATGGTTTAGGCAGTTTGGAACGGAGAAGTGTCCAGGTACAAAAGTTTATACCATTCTTGGTGATGTGGTCAATGCAGGACTGATTGAGGTGGAAATGGGGACTCCTTTAAGAGACATTATCTTCCAATATGGCGGTGGAATTAAGAATGGTGGAAAATTTAAGTGTGCATTAGTAGGAGGAGCTGCAGGAGCTTTTTTAGGGGAAGAGATGCTTGATGTAAAAATGGATTTTGAAAATCTTAAGGAATATAAGGCGGTTCTTGGTTCTGGAGCTATTTTAGTGATGAGCGATGGGGCTTGTATTGTGGATATGCTTAAGAGTATTTTGAGGTTCTTTAAACATGAGTCCTGTGGCAGATGTACCCCTTGTAGAGTAGGTACTAAGAGACTTGTGGAGATAATTGAAAGATTTGCGTCTCTTGAAGGGACAGAAGAGGATTTGGATGAGATGGTTAATATAAGTTTAGTTATGAAAGATACCTCTTTTTGTCCCTTAGGGCAATCGGTTTATCTTCCTGTAAGTTCTGCAGTTAAGTATTTCAGAGAAGAATTTGTTTCTCACTTTAAGGATAAATATTGTGTTAGTGGAAGGTGTAAACCAAGATTAAGTTTAGTAGGGGAAGCATAG
- the nuoE gene encoding NADH-quinone oxidoreductase subunit NuoE has translation MKTRQEILESFPRDPDYIIEILHELQNNNPYNYLTPEDIKACAEYLELPVSYVEGVASFYSMFSLKPRGRYVIRLCDSPPCHLVGSESLLEYLERKLNIKVGETTEDRVFTLEVTSCLGVCAVAPAMMINDEVYGNLTFEKIDKILEEKRGNL, from the coding sequence ATGAAAACTCGACAGGAAATCTTAGAGTCCTTTCCTAGGGATCCAGACTATATTATTGAGATTCTCCATGAACTGCAAAATAACAATCCTTACAATTATCTTACCCCAGAAGATATAAAAGCCTGTGCGGAGTATTTGGAGCTTCCTGTAAGTTATGTGGAGGGAGTTGCATCCTTTTATTCCATGTTTAGCTTAAAACCCAGAGGAAGATATGTAATAAGACTTTGTGACTCTCCTCCATGTCACTTAGTGGGATCAGAGTCTCTACTTGAGTATTTAGAGAGAAAATTAAATATTAAAGTTGGAGAGACGACCGAAGATAGGGTATTTACTTTAGAAGTTACCAGCTGTCTTGGGGTATGTGCTGTGGCTCCTGCCATGATGATTAATGATGAGGTATATGGTAATCTTACCTTTGAAAAGATAGACAAAATCTTAGAGGAAAAGAGGGGGAATTTATGA